In Sporichthya polymorpha DSM 43042, a genomic segment contains:
- a CDS encoding sulfurtransferase: MGGANSLVGVEALAAELAGPRPPRLLDVRWPVPWPAGQVTAGPGPADPAAYRAAHLPDAVFVDLDADLAAPPGDGSRGRHPLPDAAAFTSAMRRLGVGSGPVVAYDDGPGFAAARAWWCLRYFGHRDVRVLDGGIAAWRAAGRPTESGEPPLPPPGDFTADPGHLPMLDARGAAAHARLGLLLDARVAERYRGESSADPVRGHVPGAVSAPTFDSVDVDGRWHPPTFLRTRFAILGAEDEEVGVYCGSGVTAAHAALAMTVAGLPTPAVYVGSWSEWIADPARPVAIGSARG; the protein is encoded by the coding sequence ATGGGTGGCGCGAACAGCCTCGTCGGGGTGGAGGCGCTGGCCGCCGAACTGGCCGGCCCGCGGCCCCCGCGCCTGCTGGACGTCCGGTGGCCTGTGCCGTGGCCGGCCGGTCAGGTGACGGCGGGGCCGGGTCCGGCCGACCCGGCCGCGTACCGGGCCGCGCACCTGCCGGACGCCGTCTTCGTCGACCTCGACGCCGATCTGGCCGCCCCGCCCGGGGACGGTTCCCGCGGGCGGCACCCGCTCCCCGACGCCGCCGCGTTCACCTCCGCGATGCGCCGGCTCGGCGTGGGCTCCGGGCCGGTCGTCGCCTACGACGACGGCCCGGGCTTCGCCGCGGCCCGCGCGTGGTGGTGCCTGCGGTACTTCGGGCACCGGGACGTGCGGGTGCTCGACGGCGGGATCGCTGCCTGGCGCGCCGCCGGCCGGCCGACCGAGTCGGGCGAGCCGCCGCTCCCGCCACCCGGCGACTTCACCGCGGACCCCGGTCACCTGCCGATGCTCGACGCCCGCGGCGCGGCCGCTCACGCCCGGCTGGGGTTGCTCCTCGACGCCCGGGTCGCCGAGCGGTACCGGGGCGAGTCGAGCGCCGACCCCGTCCGCGGCCACGTCCCCGGGGCGGTGAGCGCGCCGACGTTCGACAGCGTCGACGTCGACGGCCGATGGCATCCGCCGACGTTCCTGCGCACCCGGTTCGCGATCCTCGGCGCCGAGGACGAGGAGGTCGGCGTCTATTGCGGATCGGGGGTCACGGCCGCCCACGCGGCGCTCGCGATGACCGTCGCCGGGCTGCCGACGCCGGCGGTCTACGTCGGGTCGTGGAGCGAGTGGATCGCCGACCCGGCCCGGCCGGTCGCGATCGGGTCCGCACGCGGATGA
- the kynU gene encoding kynureninase translates to MSPGTDRAAAEALDAADPLAGFRDRFVEPEPGLIYLDGNSLGRLPRATVDRLRQVVEQEWAGGLVRSWHDWIDLPTRVGDRIGEHLVGAHPGEVVVSDSTTVNLYKLAHAACSARPGRDVIVTDDDNFPTDRYTLAGLAQARGMTVRVVASDPVTGPDPADLLAALDDRVAVLSLSHVAYRSGALLDLPTITAAAHGVGALMLWDLCHSAGSVPVGLADAGVDLAVGCGYKYLNGGPGAPAFLYVRRDLQPTLRQPIWGWFGQRDQFAMGERYDPEPDVRRFLTGTPAVVGLAALEEGVRLLAEAGLDLLRAKGMAMTELARVLAAEWLLPLGFELASPADPAARGSHLTLRHPEAFAISRALIAEADVIGDFRTPDCLRLGPAPISTRFTEVWDAFDRLRSLVAAGRHRAHADPSPADRRVT, encoded by the coding sequence ATGAGCCCGGGAACCGACCGCGCCGCGGCGGAGGCGCTGGACGCCGCCGACCCGCTCGCCGGGTTCCGGGACCGGTTCGTCGAACCCGAGCCCGGCCTGATCTACCTCGACGGCAACTCCCTCGGCCGGCTCCCGCGCGCCACCGTCGACCGGCTCCGCCAGGTCGTCGAGCAGGAGTGGGCCGGCGGTCTGGTCCGCTCCTGGCACGACTGGATCGACCTGCCGACCCGCGTCGGCGACCGAATCGGCGAGCATCTCGTCGGGGCGCATCCGGGCGAAGTCGTCGTCAGCGACTCGACGACCGTGAACCTCTACAAGCTCGCGCACGCCGCCTGCTCGGCGCGTCCGGGCCGGGACGTGATCGTCACCGACGACGACAACTTCCCGACCGACCGCTACACGCTCGCCGGGCTCGCCCAAGCGCGCGGGATGACGGTGCGGGTGGTGGCCTCGGACCCGGTCACCGGACCCGACCCCGCGGATTTGCTGGCGGCGCTCGACGACCGCGTCGCGGTGCTCTCGCTCTCCCACGTCGCCTACCGGTCGGGCGCGCTGCTCGATCTCCCGACGATCACCGCCGCGGCGCACGGCGTCGGCGCGCTGATGCTCTGGGACCTCTGCCACTCGGCGGGGTCCGTGCCGGTCGGGCTGGCCGACGCCGGCGTCGACCTCGCCGTCGGGTGCGGCTACAAGTACCTCAACGGTGGCCCGGGCGCCCCGGCGTTCCTCTACGTCCGGCGCGACCTGCAACCGACGCTCCGTCAGCCGATCTGGGGCTGGTTCGGTCAGCGCGACCAGTTCGCGATGGGCGAGCGTTACGACCCCGAGCCCGACGTCCGCCGATTCCTCACCGGGACGCCCGCAGTGGTCGGTCTCGCCGCGCTCGAGGAGGGCGTCCGCCTGCTCGCCGAGGCCGGCCTCGACCTGCTCCGGGCGAAGGGCATGGCGATGACGGAACTCGCCCGCGTCCTCGCCGCGGAGTGGCTCCTCCCACTCGGGTTCGAGCTCGCGAGCCCGGCGGACCCGGCCGCTCGTGGCTCACATCTGACGTTGCGTCACCCCGAGGCGTTCGCGATCAGCCGCGCGCTGATCGCGGAGGCGGACGTGATCGGGGACTTCCGCACCCCCGACTGCCTCCGCCTCGGCCCGGCCCCGATCTCGACCCGGTTCACCGAGGTCTGGGACGCCTTCGACCGCCTGCGCTCCCTCGTCGCCGCCGGCCGCCACCGCGCCCACGCCGACCCGTCCCCCGCCGACCGCCGCGTCACCTGA
- a CDS encoding putative glycoside hydrolase, translated as MTGSDGMPPAPWGASGDGGEGTPAVPPPVVPAAVPAAAPVAAPVVAKKRKTGRNVAIVGGVAALLLVVGAAASPLGAGSKVELVASSTGMLNADAAKNLVFTINGAKMSDVTLKLDGQEVQGSQEGDNIVYRAPSDLADGKHTFSASKDGRLPGRTATSSQTFEIDTVAPVVTFEIPEEPAKMDEAFTLKGKIEGAKTAEINGEQLDLADDGSFSKEFAAPPRGAILKATDEAGNVTEQAAQIPVFNPAVRSVHITAFGWASSTLREPVLQLLKDKKIDNVQLDIKDEDGIIGYQSEVPLAKAAGTGTDRYNAADALKQIHDLGGTVTGRIVAFRDPKMAGWAVKNGKMDLVIQNTSGGAYDAGKYGQASFTNFANSEIKDYNIGLAEEAAKLGFDQIMFDYIRKPENSGQVYPGIGDRDAMTAIVDFVAEAAPRVRAAGAFVGAAVYGISAFTPVSVAQDIPGMAKHLDFLAPMVYPSHWGPGEYSVASPNSQPYDIVNRSVIEFNRLVLGTDCAVVPWLQDFSLGVRYGVAEVKAQIKAAADAGVNGFYLWNASSKYTAAALEAMEPGDAQPGELIYSMVRPGVNPGEGTKDAKAAEEYIKAYLEAKKNGTTFVPPGSQTTTDPATTEGSESSTETEGTESSTDSSTDSSTQSEGTESESTESTDGATASPSPSATS; from the coding sequence ATGACGGGCTCTGATGGCATGCCGCCCGCCCCGTGGGGGGCATCGGGCGACGGCGGCGAGGGCACGCCGGCCGTACCGCCGCCGGTCGTGCCGGCGGCTGTGCCGGCCGCTGCGCCGGTCGCTGCGCCGGTCGTGGCGAAGAAGCGCAAGACCGGTCGGAACGTCGCCATCGTCGGTGGCGTCGCGGCTCTGCTGCTCGTCGTCGGGGCCGCGGCCTCGCCGCTCGGTGCGGGCTCCAAGGTCGAGCTCGTCGCCAGCTCGACGGGAATGCTGAACGCTGACGCGGCGAAGAACCTGGTCTTCACCATCAACGGCGCGAAGATGTCCGACGTCACCCTGAAGCTGGACGGCCAGGAGGTCCAGGGCTCGCAGGAGGGCGACAACATCGTCTACCGCGCCCCGTCCGACCTCGCCGACGGCAAGCACACCTTCTCCGCCTCCAAGGACGGTCGCCTCCCGGGCCGCACCGCGACCTCCTCGCAGACCTTCGAGATCGACACCGTCGCGCCCGTCGTGACGTTCGAGATCCCCGAGGAGCCGGCGAAGATGGACGAGGCCTTCACCCTCAAGGGCAAGATCGAGGGCGCCAAGACCGCCGAGATCAACGGCGAGCAGCTCGACCTCGCCGACGACGGCTCGTTCTCCAAGGAGTTCGCGGCCCCGCCGCGCGGCGCGATCCTCAAGGCGACCGACGAGGCCGGCAACGTCACCGAGCAGGCCGCGCAGATCCCGGTCTTCAACCCGGCCGTGCGGTCGGTGCACATCACTGCCTTCGGGTGGGCGTCCTCGACGCTGCGGGAGCCCGTCCTGCAGCTGCTCAAGGACAAGAAGATCGACAACGTCCAGCTCGACATCAAGGACGAGGACGGCATCATCGGCTACCAGTCCGAGGTCCCGCTGGCGAAGGCCGCGGGCACGGGCACGGACCGCTACAACGCCGCCGACGCGCTGAAGCAGATCCACGACCTCGGTGGCACGGTCACCGGCCGCATCGTGGCCTTCCGCGACCCGAAGATGGCCGGCTGGGCCGTCAAGAACGGCAAGATGGACCTGGTCATCCAGAACACGTCCGGCGGCGCGTACGACGCCGGCAAGTACGGCCAGGCGTCGTTCACGAACTTCGCCAACTCCGAGATCAAGGACTACAACATCGGTCTGGCCGAGGAGGCCGCGAAGCTCGGCTTCGACCAGATCATGTTCGACTACATCCGCAAGCCGGAGAACTCGGGCCAGGTCTACCCGGGCATCGGCGACCGTGACGCGATGACCGCGATCGTCGACTTCGTTGCCGAGGCGGCTCCCCGCGTCCGTGCGGCCGGCGCCTTCGTCGGCGCCGCGGTCTACGGCATCTCGGCCTTTACGCCGGTCTCCGTCGCGCAGGACATCCCCGGCATGGCGAAGCACCTCGACTTCCTCGCGCCGATGGTCTACCCGTCGCACTGGGGTCCGGGCGAGTACAGCGTCGCCTCGCCGAACAGCCAGCCGTACGACATCGTCAACCGCTCCGTCATCGAGTTCAACCGGCTCGTCCTCGGTACGGACTGCGCGGTCGTCCCGTGGCTGCAGGACTTCTCGCTCGGCGTGCGCTACGGCGTCGCGGAGGTCAAGGCCCAGATCAAGGCCGCGGCCGACGCCGGCGTCAACGGCTTCTACCTGTGGAACGCGTCCAGCAAGTACACGGCCGCGGCCCTCGAGGCCATGGAGCCGGGCGACGCCCAGCCGGGTGAGCTGATCTACTCGATGGTCCGCCCGGGCGTGAACCCCGGCGAGGGCACCAAGGACGCCAAGGCGGCCGAGGAGTACATCAAGGCCTACCTCGAGGCCAAGAAGAACGGCACCACGTTCGTGCCGCCGGGCTCGCAGACCACCACCGACCCGGCCACGACCGAGGGCAGCGAGTCGTCCACCGAGACCGAGGGCACGGAGTCGTCCACCGACTCGTCCACGGATTCGTCGACTCAGTCGGAGGGCACCGAGTCCGAGAGCACCGAGTCGACGGACGGCGCCACCGCCTCCCCGTCCCCCTCGGCCACCTCGTAG
- a CDS encoding MFS transporter → MLAPYRDVLTQPGALRFSLAGFLARLPISMLTLGVVLLVSGTGRSYALAGAAAGAVNLGFVVAGPRLARLVDGYGQAAVLRPAALAQAVALVALIVAGTSEAPGPVLVALSLLSGMTMPSIGGLVRARWTTLLGGPDPAHATPVSRARLHTAFSFESVVDEVIFVVGPIAATLLAVGVHPAAGLAAVLAVGPTGALALAAARATEPPGTPRTTDTGPRPALASPGLVVVVGVFVALGALFGAVEVAVVAFSEAEGSRGAAGGILALYALGSLVAGVVFGTARRHAPPWQGFLGGAVGIGASALAMPFVPSLGVLAGLVVLAGISISPTLISGMALVRHLAPPTRLTEGFAWATTGLSVGLMAGSAAAGWLAEHVSPADGFWAATVAAVGAATLAAAGAPRLRRGPGVHPFGAVPGTVP, encoded by the coding sequence GTGCTGGCCCCCTACCGCGACGTGCTCACGCAACCCGGTGCGCTGCGGTTCAGCCTGGCCGGATTCCTCGCCCGGCTGCCGATCTCGATGCTCACGCTGGGAGTCGTGCTGCTGGTCTCCGGGACCGGTCGCTCCTACGCCCTGGCCGGCGCCGCGGCGGGCGCGGTGAACCTCGGTTTCGTGGTCGCGGGACCGCGTCTGGCCCGCCTCGTCGACGGCTACGGGCAGGCCGCGGTGCTCCGCCCGGCCGCGCTCGCGCAGGCCGTCGCGCTGGTCGCGCTGATCGTCGCCGGGACCTCCGAGGCGCCCGGCCCGGTACTGGTCGCGCTCTCCCTGCTGAGCGGGATGACGATGCCGAGCATCGGCGGCCTGGTCCGTGCGCGGTGGACGACCCTGCTCGGCGGGCCGGACCCGGCGCACGCGACGCCGGTGAGCAGGGCGCGGCTGCACACCGCCTTCTCGTTCGAGTCGGTCGTCGACGAGGTCATCTTCGTCGTCGGGCCGATCGCGGCGACCCTGCTCGCGGTCGGGGTCCACCCGGCCGCCGGGCTCGCCGCGGTCCTTGCCGTCGGGCCGACCGGGGCGCTCGCGCTCGCGGCCGCCCGGGCGACCGAACCGCCCGGAACACCCCGGACCACCGACACCGGGCCGCGGCCGGCGCTGGCCTCACCCGGGCTCGTGGTGGTCGTCGGCGTGTTCGTCGCGCTCGGCGCGCTGTTCGGCGCGGTGGAGGTGGCCGTCGTGGCGTTCAGCGAGGCCGAGGGGTCGCGCGGGGCCGCCGGCGGCATCCTCGCGCTCTACGCGCTGGGCAGCCTCGTCGCCGGCGTCGTCTTCGGCACCGCCCGGCGCCACGCGCCCCCGTGGCAGGGATTCCTCGGCGGAGCCGTCGGCATCGGCGCTTCGGCCCTGGCGATGCCGTTCGTGCCGTCCCTGGGCGTCCTGGCCGGCCTGGTCGTCCTGGCCGGGATCTCGATCTCCCCGACGCTGATCAGCGGCATGGCGCTGGTCCGCCACCTCGCACCGCCGACGCGCCTGACCGAGGGCTTCGCCTGGGCGACGACCGGGCTGTCCGTCGGCCTGATGGCCGGATCGGCGGCGGCGGGCTGGCTGGCCGAGCACGTGAGCCCCGCGGACGGGTTCTGGGCGGCGACGGTCGCCGCCGTGGGCGCCGCGACGCTCGCCGCTGCGGGCGCCCCACGCCTGCGCCGGGGGCCGGGCGTTCACCCGTTCGGAGCAGTTCCCGGCACAGTGCCCTGA
- a CDS encoding inositol monophosphatase family protein translates to MRVPGSSGVHTDLPTKELLEVALQVAREAGTLLAAGRPSGPLRVTSKSTPTDVVTEMDHAAEALITETLARLRPDDGMLGEEGTDHPGTSGVRWVVDPLDGTVNYLYDLGGWAVSLAAEVEGESVVGVVHVPATGETFAAVRGQGATCNDRPLRVNPAAPLDRALVATGFGYDPRRRAHQAEILRHVLPAVRDIRRHGACAVDLCALAAGRVDAYFERGVNPWDFAAGGLIASEAGARVAGLGGEAPSSRFLLAAPPELFDPLEALLLAAGAGHETGLTDPVATSALP, encoded by the coding sequence CTGAGGGTGCCGGGCTCGTCCGGGGTGCACACGGATCTCCCCACCAAGGAACTCCTCGAGGTCGCGCTGCAGGTGGCCCGGGAGGCGGGCACGCTGCTTGCTGCCGGGCGTCCGAGCGGCCCGCTGCGGGTGACGTCGAAGTCGACACCGACCGACGTGGTCACCGAGATGGACCACGCCGCGGAGGCGCTGATCACCGAGACCCTCGCCCGGCTGCGGCCGGACGACGGGATGCTCGGCGAGGAGGGCACGGACCACCCGGGGACCTCCGGGGTGCGCTGGGTGGTCGACCCGCTCGACGGGACCGTCAACTACCTCTACGACCTGGGCGGCTGGGCGGTCAGCCTCGCGGCCGAGGTCGAGGGGGAGTCGGTGGTGGGGGTCGTGCACGTCCCGGCGACGGGGGAGACGTTCGCCGCCGTCCGGGGTCAGGGCGCGACCTGCAACGACCGACCGTTGCGCGTCAACCCGGCCGCTCCGCTGGACCGCGCGCTGGTCGCGACCGGATTCGGCTACGACCCGCGGCGCCGGGCCCACCAGGCGGAGATCCTGCGGCACGTCCTGCCCGCCGTCCGGGACATCCGCCGCCACGGCGCGTGCGCGGTGGACCTGTGCGCGCTCGCCGCCGGGCGCGTCGACGCGTACTTCGAGCGGGGGGTCAACCCGTGGGACTTCGCCGCGGGCGGGCTGATCGCGTCCGAGGCGGGCGCCCGCGTGGCCGGCCTGGGCGGCGAGGCCCCCTCCTCGCGGTTCCTGCTCGCCGCACCGCCGGAATTATTCGACCCGCTGGAGGCGTTGTTGCTCGCCGCCGGAGCGGGCCACGAGACCGGCTTGACGGACCCCGTCGCCACCTCCGCCCTGCCTTAA
- a CDS encoding ferrochelatase, whose product MSAGPFDAFLLVSFGGPEGPDDVMPFLQNVTRGKDVPPERLAEVAEHYQHFGGVSPINGHCRELLGALEADFAVNGIDLPIYWGNRNWNPSLRDAIAQMADDGRRRALVLLTSAYASYPGCRQYREDIFAAKAGIPKAPNFARIRHYFNHPGFVRPMVANTVAALEQLPADLRETATILFTTHSIPMAMAYSAGPEGGLYVQQHEEVASLVAAGVREATGVERPSELVYQSRSGPPQVPWLEPDIGDRLTALSEAGTAAVVVVPIGFTSDHLEVVYDLDVELKAQADKLGVAFARAGTVGAAPEFVAAIRDLVLERANSVMPDQRATLGELGASYDLCPAGCCPNPKGPRPAVAGRD is encoded by the coding sequence ATGAGCGCCGGTCCTTTTGATGCCTTCCTGCTGGTGTCGTTCGGGGGACCCGAGGGCCCCGACGACGTGATGCCGTTCCTGCAGAACGTCACGCGCGGCAAGGACGTCCCGCCCGAGCGTCTCGCCGAGGTCGCCGAGCACTATCAGCACTTCGGCGGGGTCAGCCCGATCAACGGCCACTGCCGCGAACTGCTGGGTGCGCTCGAGGCCGACTTCGCCGTGAACGGGATCGATCTGCCGATCTACTGGGGCAACCGCAACTGGAACCCGTCGCTGCGCGACGCCATCGCGCAGATGGCCGACGACGGCCGCCGCCGCGCCCTGGTCCTCCTGACCTCGGCGTACGCCTCGTACCCGGGCTGCCGGCAGTACCGCGAGGACATCTTCGCGGCCAAGGCCGGCATCCCGAAGGCGCCGAACTTCGCGCGCATCCGGCACTACTTCAACCACCCCGGCTTCGTGCGGCCGATGGTCGCCAACACCGTGGCCGCACTGGAGCAGCTCCCGGCCGACCTGCGCGAGACCGCGACCATCCTGTTCACCACCCACTCGATCCCGATGGCGATGGCCTACAGCGCGGGCCCCGAGGGCGGGCTCTACGTGCAGCAGCACGAGGAGGTCGCGTCCCTGGTCGCGGCGGGCGTGCGCGAGGCGACGGGCGTCGAACGTCCCTCCGAGCTCGTCTACCAGTCCCGCTCCGGCCCGCCGCAGGTCCCGTGGCTGGAGCCGGACATCGGCGACCGGCTCACCGCGCTCTCCGAGGCGGGCACGGCCGCGGTGGTCGTCGTCCCGATCGGCTTCACCTCCGACCACCTGGAGGTCGTGTACGACCTCGACGTCGAGCTCAAGGCGCAGGCCGACAAGCTCGGCGTCGCGTTCGCGCGCGCCGGGACGGTCGGCGCGGCGCCCGAGTTCGTCGCCGCGATCCGCGACCTCGTGCTGGAGCGGGCCAACAGCGTCATGCCCGACCAGCGCGCGACCCTCGGCGAGCTCGGCGCCTCCTACGACCTGTGTCCGGCCGGGTGCTGCCCGAACCCGAAGGGACCTCGGCCCGCGGTCGCGGGGCGGGACTGA
- a CDS encoding alpha/beta fold hydrolase, with the protein MPIPTSRARRWGATLRIALAGALTATAVAALGSSPATAAANGPAVVGSAVEIPVKFTVVNRNTTGIPCQTEPDGKTYTVHANLVAPRDLVRASSPAVTMYLHGLGYSSFFFHLTEVPEYDYALNQATQGHVSLVIDRLGNPAHDDLPDGMATCLPAQADIADQIADALRAGNYKAGGNVLPRFGRVILAGHSAGGLIAELTQAIFGSAEALAVIGYTHYPSTLALQTLFASGQDCLTAPQHARGDAGAPNYAPFGRTDAEFAAAHFHDVESAVAELVLRKRNRDACGDLLSATQGYLATNLMTPAINVPTLLILGTKDALFPPPGPEFQVQTAYPQAPRLSFVQLEATGHAITFGRTAEKFRSIMAQWLAENQA; encoded by the coding sequence ATGCCGATTCCCACGTCCCGGGCCCGTCGCTGGGGGGCGACGCTGCGGATCGCGCTCGCCGGAGCACTCACCGCCACGGCCGTCGCCGCCCTGGGGTCCTCCCCCGCCACCGCGGCCGCGAACGGTCCCGCCGTGGTCGGCTCCGCCGTCGAGATCCCGGTCAAGTTCACCGTGGTCAACCGGAACACCACGGGCATCCCGTGCCAGACCGAGCCCGACGGCAAGACCTACACGGTCCACGCCAACCTGGTCGCCCCGCGCGACCTGGTCCGGGCCTCCAGCCCGGCTGTCACGATGTACCTGCACGGGCTCGGCTACTCGAGCTTCTTCTTCCACCTCACCGAGGTGCCCGAGTACGACTACGCCCTCAACCAGGCGACGCAGGGCCACGTCTCGCTGGTCATCGACCGCCTCGGCAACCCCGCCCACGACGACCTGCCCGACGGCATGGCGACCTGCCTGCCGGCCCAGGCGGACATCGCCGACCAGATCGCCGACGCGCTGCGCGCCGGCAACTACAAGGCCGGCGGGAATGTCCTGCCGCGGTTCGGCCGGGTCATCCTCGCCGGCCACTCGGCGGGCGGCCTGATCGCCGAGCTCACCCAGGCAATCTTCGGCAGCGCCGAGGCGCTGGCCGTGATCGGCTACACCCACTACCCCTCGACGCTCGCGCTGCAGACCCTCTTTGCCTCCGGACAGGACTGCCTGACGGCGCCTCAGCACGCCCGCGGTGACGCCGGGGCCCCGAACTACGCACCGTTCGGGCGCACCGACGCCGAATTCGCGGCGGCCCACTTCCACGACGTCGAGTCCGCGGTGGCGGAGCTCGTCCTCCGCAAGCGCAACCGCGACGCGTGCGGCGACCTGCTCAGCGCGACCCAGGGGTACCTCGCCACCAACCTCATGACGCCGGCGATCAACGTGCCGACGCTGTTGATCCTCGGCACCAAGGACGCACTGTTCCCGCCGCCGGGGCCGGAGTTCCAGGTCCAGACCGCCTACCCGCAGGCACCGCGGCTCTCCTTCGTCCAGCTCGAGGCGACGGGCCACGCGATCACCTTCGGCCGCACCGCGGAGAAGTTCCGGTCGATCATGGCCCAGTGGCTGGCGGAGAATCAGGCCTGA
- the sepH gene encoding septation protein SepH, whose translation MQDLRLVAANERGTHLVLRSPDGEKFVVPIDERLRAAIRGDKTLLSQLDAGVGQLRPREIQARIRAGESAEQVAAAAGVHVDRVRRFEGPVLAEREHMAQMSQRASVRRPGQAELRPNTLAESVPAQLQHISLAPTDLSWDSWRRDDGRWLVQVSYEHDALTQRATFLFDPRARTVVAENDQARFLTGELEQHPAREPFRPRIAAPVPLRAAEPVTAVEDDEDVEIEAEEQAAPPSLRRPDPTLNRRPPDVIARRPEPAPAPAPAPRPATVVTPPPPAPSVVPPLPAAAPAPAPMAPAAKAAPAPAPMEERAPAPPAPAVEAPPRRSVIDTPTLPMDPPPTPAEAMPARRTGTHDASADDAPAPTPTRSGGRRRARVPSWDDILIGTRPKE comes from the coding sequence ATGCAGGATCTCCGTCTCGTCGCGGCGAATGAACGCGGCACCCATCTGGTGCTCCGTTCGCCGGACGGCGAGAAGTTCGTGGTTCCCATCGACGAGCGCCTGCGCGCCGCGATCCGCGGCGACAAGACCCTCCTGTCCCAGCTCGATGCCGGCGTCGGCCAGCTGCGGCCGCGCGAGATCCAGGCGCGCATCCGGGCCGGCGAGTCGGCGGAGCAGGTCGCGGCGGCCGCCGGGGTGCACGTCGACCGCGTGCGCCGGTTCGAGGGCCCGGTCCTCGCGGAGCGCGAGCACATGGCGCAGATGTCGCAGCGTGCGTCGGTCCGCCGGCCCGGTCAGGCCGAGCTGCGCCCGAACACGCTCGCCGAGTCGGTGCCCGCCCAGCTCCAGCACATCAGCCTCGCGCCGACCGACCTGTCCTGGGACTCGTGGCGTCGCGACGACGGCCGCTGGCTCGTCCAGGTCAGCTACGAGCACGACGCGCTGACGCAGCGGGCGACCTTCCTGTTCGACCCGCGCGCCCGCACGGTCGTCGCGGAGAACGACCAGGCCCGCTTCCTCACCGGCGAGCTCGAGCAGCACCCGGCCCGGGAGCCGTTCCGGCCGCGGATCGCCGCGCCGGTCCCGCTGCGCGCCGCCGAACCCGTCACCGCGGTGGAGGACGACGAGGACGTCGAGATCGAGGCCGAGGAGCAGGCCGCCCCGCCCTCGCTGCGCCGGCCGGACCCGACGCTGAACCGCCGTCCGCCGGACGTCATCGCGCGCCGTCCCGAGCCGGCGCCCGCGCCGGCCCCGGCCCCGCGCCCGGCGACGGTGGTCACTCCCCCGCCGCCCGCGCCGAGTGTGGTCCCGCCGCTCCCGGCGGCCGCCCCGGCTCCGGCCCCGATGGCCCCGGCCGCCAAGGCTGCTCCGGCTCCGGCTCCGATGGAGGAGCGTGCCCCGGCTCCGCCCGCCCCTGCCGTCGAGGCCCCGCCGCGTCGGTCGGTCATCGACACCCCGACCCTGCCGATGGACCCGCCGCCGACCCCGGCCGAGGCGATGCCCGCCCGGCGGACCGGCACCCACGACGCGTCCGCGGACGACGCGCCCGCCCCGACTCCGACCCGCTCCGGCGGCCGTCGCCGCGCCCGGGTCCCCAGCTGGGACGACATCCTGATCGGCACCCGCCCGAAGGAGTAG
- a CDS encoding polysaccharide deacetylase family protein, which translates to MKANELAAIPVMMYHQVKAEVCSACVYDQTPAEFKAELERLHKAGFVPITTAQMVAGEIDIPAGKHPVVLTFDDSSASQIQIGPDGKPTADSAVGIMEAFEAENPDFPAIGSFYVNGTSFTDPKALPWLVENGYEVGVHTVNHANLKQSSESTVQKEIANNIADIKAQAPDAKVNTIALPFGIAPANPQLLRAGEFEGKSYTLDAALLVGSNPAKSVFDADFDPYKIARIRSGPKNKPVETDSTYWLDQFDDGKWAAYTSDGDPNKISYPSTTSKKLGSKWADKANPYEPAGESGSGSSSSPSPSATASTPPSSSPEETPSATATSTS; encoded by the coding sequence GTGAAGGCCAACGAGCTCGCGGCGATCCCGGTGATGATGTACCACCAGGTGAAGGCCGAGGTCTGCAGCGCCTGCGTCTACGACCAGACGCCGGCCGAGTTCAAGGCCGAGCTCGAGCGGCTCCACAAGGCCGGGTTCGTCCCGATCACGACCGCGCAGATGGTCGCCGGTGAGATCGACATCCCGGCCGGCAAGCACCCGGTCGTCCTCACGTTCGACGACTCGTCCGCGAGCCAGATTCAGATCGGCCCCGACGGAAAGCCGACCGCGGATTCCGCCGTCGGAATCATGGAGGCCTTCGAGGCGGAGAACCCGGATTTCCCGGCAATCGGGTCCTTCTACGTGAACGGGACTTCATTCACCGACCCGAAGGCGCTGCCCTGGCTGGTGGAGAACGGCTACGAGGTCGGCGTCCACACCGTGAACCACGCGAATCTCAAGCAGAGCAGCGAGTCCACGGTCCAGAAGGAGATCGCGAACAACATCGCGGACATCAAGGCCCAGGCGCCGGACGCGAAGGTCAACACCATCGCGCTGCCGTTCGGCATCGCGCCGGCGAACCCGCAGTTGCTCCGCGCGGGTGAGTTCGAGGGCAAGTCCTACACCCTCGACGCGGCCCTGCTGGTCGGGTCGAACCCGGCCAAGTCGGTCTTCGACGCGGACTTCGACCCGTACAAGATCGCGCGCATCCGCTCCGGCCCGAAGAACAAGCCGGTCGAGACCGACTCGACGTACTGGCTCGACCAGTTCGACGACGGCAAGTGGGCCGCGTACACCTCCGACGGCGACCCGAACAAGATCTCGTACCCGTCGACGACGTCGAAGAAGCTCGGGTCGAAGTGGGCCGACAAGGCCAACCCCTACGAGCCCGCGGGTGAGTCGGGCAGTGGCTCGAGCTCGTCCCCCTCGCCCAGCGCGACCGCGAGCACCCCGCCGTCCTCCTCGCCGGAGGAGACCCCGTCGGCGACCGCCACCTCCACCTCGTGA